In Lolium rigidum isolate FL_2022 chromosome 3, APGP_CSIRO_Lrig_0.1, whole genome shotgun sequence, the genomic window AATCGTATCCGGATGGAGTTCAGATAGTAGAACCGATCCTACGATGCTAGAGTCCCGATCGGAAACAAACAAAATATCTGCATCCGATTACTAGTCTTTTTTGTTTCTGAGGGGAAAATCCTTCTACTTAAGCCATCGGGGACCCGGGTCCTCTGCCTTCAGAAAATCAGAAGTCTCTGTCGTCCGCAGCCGCCTCGCTAGGATTTCGTTTGTCCCCAAATCGCCCCCAAATCCGCCGCCGATCCCCAACCTCAACCCACCACCCATGGCGGCCGAGGACAAGAAGATCACGCTCAAGTCCTCGGACGGCGAGCAGTTCGAGGTGGAcgaggcggtggcgatggagtcgCAGACGATCCGCCACATGATCGAGGACGACTGCGCCGACAACGGCATCCCCCTCCCCAACGTCAACGCCAAGATCCTCTCCAAGATCATCGAGTACTGCAGCAAGCACGTCCAGGCGGCCGacggcgccgcggcggcggacgGAGCTCCCGCCCCGCCCCCCGCCGAGGACCTCAAGAACTGGGACGCCGAGTTCGTCAAGGTCGACCAGGCCACGCTCTTCGACCTCATCCTCGCTGCCAACTACCTCAACATCAAGGGCCTGCTCGACCTCACCTGCCAGACCGTCGCCGACATGATCAAGGGCAAGACACCCGAGGAGATCCGCAAGACATTCAACATCAAGAACGACTTcaccgcagaggaggaggaggagatccgcAGGGAGAACCAGTGGGCCTTCGAGTAAATCTGCACCCTGCCGCGTTTGCTCGTCGTTTCAACGCTACTTTTATCTCCACATCGCCCCGGTGAACCTGTAAAGTTACATAGTATTCAATTCACTAGTTAGTTGGATCGAAAGATTTGTAAAGTGACATCAATTTTGATCGTTGGTGGTTGATACTGTAATCATTCTGTCAGCACTTCTTCATTCGTTTTGGTTTGTTCTAATTTTATGTTGCCTATTCTTGATTCTTTTAGAATGGCACACCTTAATATCATTTAAGAAATTGCATAGACGTAAGAACTTGATCAGCATGGTGCAAACCACAGATTTTAGAAGATATTTTGCTCCCTGAGGTTTGGTATGTGAAATTGCATATACATATGACCTTTGATTTTAATGTTTGCTATGCTAAGGCCTCCTCACGTTGTCAGGCCTCAGGGTCTCCACGACTGGTGGATGGGCCTAGCTAGGAGAAATTGCTGCCAATTATCTAAATAAGTTAATACCGTTGCCATTCGGTGCGCCGGTATAACAAAGGCGCTGAGCACCGGCTCACTGGCAGGCCTTTTCATCGGACCCGCCTGCCCGTAACCCAACCCTTCTCTCTTTCTTCTTTCTGCTTTCTCCTGAGTCTAGGGTTCACCTCGGCCGCCTCAACTACTCCCGCTCCGGCAACTCCCTCTGTAAGATTGCCGTCGGGGCCCGCGTTTTTGCCGTCCTCACAAATcgtcgaggagaaggaggaggggagCAGGTCTCCGCACACGATCATGCTCACCGGCGCCTAGTTCCGAGCCATTGGCCGGGCCATGAGGCTGCCGTGAGGGCTCATGCTGGGCTCCTACATCACGGTCGCTGCCACGCCGCGTGCTGCGCACCCCGAGCGGGACCTTAAGATCATACTGGTGATCCGGTCATGATCTCGCAGTTCATGTTGGAGCTGCAGGAGATTCAAGACCGTGGACGGCGAGGACTTTCCCAGGATCCTCCACTTCAACCCCCCGCCTCCGACGAGTGGAGCGGTAAACCCGCCATCGAGTAGAACACTTTCGCCTCCTCACACTTTCTACCGCATGCAGTGGGGCACCCGAATTCGATGCGAGGGCTGGATGTCCCGCACCGACGAGGAGGCGAGGAGCCCTGACGGCTAACTACGCACCAGGTTATACAACCACATCATCGCGCGCTCTAGAAGCGGGAAGTTTGTCCTCCGCATCGCGGGCGGATACTGACATCAACCGCTCCACCAAGAAGACTGAGGAGGTGGTCCTCAACGACTTCTCCTGGCTCGGGCTTGCCGATTCATTTCTGGTTTTGCAGTTGGCTGTTGAAGTCTGCGAAGGTGCTTGTTTGCATTGAATGTTCTTCCGGATGTGAACATACGAGTGTCTATTGTTCCGTAATCCTTAACCTTTCAATGTTGCCTTACTcccttgcacactttcaccaagaCACATCTTCTATATGATGTGGAGGCTATATATTTCGGATTTGTTTCGCTATGTGCTCAATAGAAATTGCCCGTCAGAGCAAACAGTTTGTTTTGTACTTGCAGAGATATAAGCTCGAAGTGGAGGGAACCTCGGCATGGTGCCCAGGTTCTAAAATGAATTTGTTGTGAGGGGGCAGCAAGGTGTGTAGCAAGCGGCAACAAGATGATCATCAGGTATTGGAGGTGGGAAGAGTATGTGGCATGTACTACATGCATGCAGAAATAAAATTGCATGGATTATTTAAGCTTCTCGATCCGTTTAGTTTGTTATTTTTGATGGAACATGAAAATACTTTAAAAATGATTATAGTTTCTGCGGGCGATTTCAGGTTTAATGTTGACATTGATATTGGAACTGTTGTTCTGCTAGGGGTTAGTGCCAAACCAACATAGAACAAGGACGTTAAATATAGGATGTGATGTTATTTCTTTCGATATGATACACATTTCCATATTTCTTTCCAAAGTTATTTCTTTACATGTACATATATGATGATATATATGTATGCCGATATATTTGAACCAATCCTTGTGTTCCTACTATTGATAGCTATGGTAAGTGGTAACATGAGTAATACTACGCTTGATTTATGAAATTCCGTTGTTGTATTCTTTACTACCAACAGAAAAAAATAAATGAAAGAAATTATGTCTGCAAGGAATTCTATATCCGTTTGTTTTGAAATGGATGTTAAGATGGGAAGTTTCCAACTTTCCATATAACTGTAAATCATGAGTTTTAAGATCAGCATAGGACAGTAGTATTTATTTTGATCTTATCTAAAGTTAGTATTGTGATCAACAAGATATCAGAGAACCGCATTGTCAAGCACACAATGCAGTgatatttttcttcttcttcaatattgTGTCATCCTTGCTAAATCTATATTTAGAGGAGcactttgaaaactcttctctggATGGGTATTTTGACAAGTGACAACCATATATTACTGGACCGGAAGAGCACATGTACTGCagtaactagatgataccccgcgcattGCGGCGGAAATGGTTTGTAGAAAGTGTTTAACTATAATTGCTATGTTAGTGTAGTAAAAACAACTACATATGACATGTTTTGTATACCACCCTTAACAATGATAATATCATGATCTGTGGTACAGATGGCGAGAGAGAAATAAGACACGCGTGGAGGCCTTGTAAAAGAATTCAAAGCAGCTAATTTACTTTAGATCTGCTTAGTTGCACATTAAAAGAAACATAGTTTTCTCCATTCAATCTGATCGTCAAAATGCAGATAATGGATTCAAATATTATTGTTAGTGTAAAAGAATTTATAAAGATGAAATGAATGGTCATCTATTGAAGCAGACAATTCCAAGTCGCATGTTAGTGTCACGATATTTGAATTTCTTCTCCATGTTTGATTGTTCTCTTGCCGAGCAAACAAAACAACTAAAGTGAATGCATCATTAATTATGTATAGATATCAAATATCGAAACCTTTGGCTACGCTAAGTTTGATAGTTTGAAAAAAATGAAGCTACCAAGATAGGGCCATTTTTCTTGAGTTGCAAGCTACTCCATGATGAAATATAAACCCGATAGGAGTTAATATAAGGAAATACTTGTAATAGTCAACTAAAATTAAGAGAAAATAATGAAAATATGGTGAGCACAAGAAAGAATGTATATCATAGGAACCACCAAGGATTAAGAAAATGTGAAAACATTTACCTCGATTTAAAAATTATTTGCCGAAATAGAAAGTTTGTCTGGAATTGGAAAAAGATCTTTGACATTCGACAGTACACTCTGCTAGTGCTCGCTATATACCATGTAATGGATACATTATTATCCTCCATAGACCAATGCAACACTAAAACGGCAAAACCATCGGAGTATCAGTTGAGGGTGTCAAGTAATAACATGAATAGGCCATAAGAACGACCATGgcgctgttggataattaggcacaattttcatgattaattccagaatataaagcatgacgaaagtaactactaacatgtgaaactcgaacatactagatgctgtgatcaacatgaacagtagcagagcaaacggtacaacatccatcgctaaacagatcgagatatgtcgcacgtaccgatctggtggaggtggcggtggaggtgtagcagacgatgtcgcagcagtaacgttgttgatgacaacgttgttgatgacggggacgatgggtcgaagtagacggcgttgaagacgacggtaggcagcaccgcccgacttggacggaaggcgacccgtgatgaagagcttgagcggtcgcgcgagcgcttcccaaaacctagtcgccctctcccgtacaggatcgcaaggacgagcggttccggagacctgctctcccgttcgccgatgcacgtcggcgcgcgggatggagtaggctacgatggcggcgcaagcgagagagaggtggaaaccctaactcgtgtattagatgtatttactgcggtagccgggcaagagattatataggctcgggaaaccctaggcaacgtgggccacgcccacgtcgcacgaacgtttcgagtcggttacggatagcccacgatccgggagcgacccgaaccaacTAAgcgtgacgcgtccgtctaggactctgttcgttttctccgaggtgcaaaaagtaaggaaagtctcggctcgaggctcaatccactcaccacgagcacggcgcgcgcgtcgtgacgtgtcgtgtcgagatgagcgagcgaggaggaggaggagcgcgcgcgtgtagcactcctattctcactcacttactagtggtgaaacaacccaccttataaggtggtctaacttcctcccaactttccatgtgggactaaacttcccacctcttgccactccctagtgagctgccaccaacttgggctcaaactcacatggctgccactatgtgggctttgagatttataggaaaaactgaaatctaatttgggccactaaaggtgggcccaatatttcaacaatcccccaccggatctcaaatccccatttagagatttaccaatactcgctgcttgtttatataccgagtgtttcagcggagactcgttaagttgaacttccgcctagaaccttaagctacatccattcacacttgaacaatagactaagccttgaattgcaagttttgcgtgaacagggtttcactcaaagtcatgaccggtacatggctgccggtagcctaccccgcgggtgaagcatatgcgtcatacttcgtggtctcttcatgagtttactagagatcacccaaatctcatagattgcgacgtttaacaatcggactcatataggtgtgttatttcaagaatgctctgtaggacagcacctttgctaaaatagccaacataaacacattaaggcttgttgccaacctgccttacagcaattgagagttgtgcatcttcacatagagagggttacagaatactctcctcaattaaaccactagtttgttcttcccaggtcctaattcacgggatctacgatcacaaaggttgggttaccactatggtgtaacatcaacgggtctcaaacccatctccctcgatgcactttctatcacattacatgatagtccctttgtaaagggatctgccaggtttttgtctgtttgaatatatgtaacagttattactccggagtttcgcaatttcctgacagactttaaacgtctcttgacgtatcttgatgacttcgcgttatccttagaattgttcactttgacaattacagtttgattgtcacaattcaaaaggattgccggaacaggtttttcaaccacaggcaagtccatcaagagctcacgcaaccattatgattcaacagtggttgtgtctaaagcgatgaAGTtacgcttccatagttgacctcgtcaatatggtttgcttgcaagatctccatgacactgcgccacctccaaaggtaaatacatacctgtaggataacgttgcatagaaaacaaaaattttcctaccgcgaacacgcaatccaagccaagatgcaatctagaagacggtagcaacgagggggtatcgagtctcacccttgaagagattccaaagcctacaagatgaggctcttgttgctgcggtagacgttcacttgccgcttgcaaaagcgcgtagaagatcttgatcacgatcggttccggcgccacgaacgggcagcacctccgtactcggtcacacgttcggttgttgatgaagacgacgtccacctccccgttccagcgggcagcggaagtagtagctcctcttgaatccgacagcacgacggcgtggtgtcggtggcggtatagaagtccggcggagcttcgctaagctatgcgggatgtggaggagcgggcggctagggtttggggagaggggggcgccggccactaaggggtgcggccaccttggtggttcttgggtggccggcccctccccttggtccctcattatataggtggaaccccaagaggtggtgtccaagtcttcgaataagacccgaaccaaatccttccataggagggggcaatcctagcccaactaggactcccacccaaaggtgggattcccacctcccatgtgggggtggccggcccctaaggggagtccacttgggactcctcccccactagggttggccggccatggaggtggagtcccttgtggactccaccttccttggtggtttcttccggacttttctagaaccttctagaaccttccatagaaccttccgcgacattttattcacataaaatgacatcctatatatgaatcttattctccggaccattccggaactcctcgtgatgtccgggatcacatccgggactccgaacaaatatactaactccattccatattcaagaactaccatttcaacatccaactttaagtgtgtcaccctacggttcgtgaactatgcggacatggttgagtactcactccgaccaataaccaatagcgggatctggagatccataatggctcccacatattcaacgatgactttagtgatcgaatgaaccattcacatatattaccaattccctttgtctcgcgatattttacttgtccgaggtttgatcttcggtatcactctataccttgttcaacctcgtctcccgacaagtactctttactcgtaccgtggtatgtggtctcttatgaactcattcatatgcttgcaagacattagacgacattccaccgagagggcccggagtatatctatccgtcatcgggatggacaaatcccacttgttgatccatatgcctcaactcatactttccggatacttaatcccacctttatagccacccatttacgcgagtggtgtttggtgtaatcaaagtacctttccggtataagtgatttatatgatctcatggtcataaggattaggtaactatgtatcgaaagcttatagcaaataacttaatgacgagatcttatgctacgcttaattgggtgtgtccattacatcattcatacaatgatgtaaccttgttattaataacatccaatgttcatgattatgaaactaatcatctattaatcaacaagctagtttaagaggcatactagggacttcttgttgtctacatatcacacatgtactaatgtttcggttaatacaattatagcatgacatataaacatttatcataaacatagagatataaataataaccacttttattattgcctctagggcatatctccttcgatctcccacttgcactagagtcaataatctagattacattgtaatatacctaacacccatggcattacggtgttggtcatgctttgccctagggagagctttagtcaacggatctgctacattcggatcggtgtgtactttgcaaatctttacttctccatcttcgatgtactcgcgaatcgagtggtaacgcagcttgatatgcttcgacctcttgtgtgaccttggctcttgtgcattggcgatggcacccatgttatcacggtaaatgattaatgggtccaatgcactaggaaccacaccgagctctacaatgaacctcttcatccataccgcttcgatgaagcctccggaagccgctatgtactcgattcacgttgaagacttcgccaccgtgcactcgcttcgagcttgcccgacttactgcagcaccattcaatataaacacgtacccggaccgtgacttagagtcatcgggatcggtgttccaacttgcatcggtgtaaccatttacaacgagctcttggtcacctccataacaaagaaacatatccttagttcttttcaagtactttaggatattcttgaccgctgtccagatgttccattcctggatcactttgatatctcgctagtcaaactaacggcatgtgctatatccggtctagtacatagcatggcatacatgatagatcctatctgccgaggcataggggatattactcatcctttctctttcttctgccgtagccggtccttgagtcttactcaagaccttgcacagtaacataggtaagaaccctttcttactttcgtccattctaaatttctttagaatcttgtccagatatgtactctgtgatagccctattaggcatcttgatctatctctataaatcttgatgcctaatatatacgatgcttcaccaaggtctttcattgaaaaactattattcaaataaccttttacactgcttaatagttctatatcattcccaattaataatatgtcatctacatataatatcgggaatgctacggagctcccactcactttcttgtaaatacgaggcctctccatgacacctgtataaacccaaagtctttgatcaccttatcaaagcgtcggttccaacttcttgatgcttgcttcggtccatagattgaacgctgaagtttgcatactttgtcggcatttttaggatcgacaaaacctttgggttgtaccatatacaactcttcctcaatgtctccattaaggaacgccgttttgacatccatccgccaaatctcataatcgaaaaatgcagctattgctaacaaaatcctcacagattttagcttcgctacaggtgagaaagtctcatcgtagtcaactccttgaatttgtcggaaaccctttgcgacaagtcgagctttatagacagtaatattaccatcgagcatctgtttttctcttgaagatccatttattcttgacggcctttcggctatcgggtaagtctaccaaagtccatactttgttatcatacatggatcccatttcggatttcatggcttcttgccatttgttggaatccgagctcatcatcgcttcttcatacgtcgcagggtcctcatcattgttatccacaatcatgacatttagacaaggatcataccaatcgggagtggcacgttcccttgtcgatctgcgaggttcgatggtttcctcgttcgaagtttcatgatcattatcattagcttcctctcgttgccggtgtaggcggtacaggtacaacttccggtactcgcgctactgcgatcaacgagtatagattcattaatctcatcgagttctacttttcttccagtcacttctttagtgagaaattctttctcaagaaaggttccgttctttgcaacaaatattttgccttcggatttgtgatagaaagtataccctatagtttccttagggtatcctatgaagacgcatttctccgctttgggttctagcttgtccggttgtaacttctttacataggcttcgcaaccccaaactttcgagaacgacagacttaggtttcttattaaaccataattcatacggtgtcgtttctacggattttgatggtgctctatttaaagtgaatgcggctgtctctaatgcataactccaaaatgataatggcaaatcagtaagagacatcatagaacgaaccatatctaagagagttcgattacgacgttcggatacaccgtttcgttgtggtgttcccggcggtgtcaattgtgaaagtattccgcatttctttaaatgcatgccaaactcataactcagatattcacctccacgatcggatcgtagaaattttatcttcttgttacgttgattttctacttcactttgaaattccttaaacttctcgaaagtttcggatttatgtttcatgaaatagatatacccatatctactcggatcatccgtgaaggttagaacataacgataaccaccgcgcgatgctacactcattggtccgcacacatcggtatgtatgatttccaataagtcagtagctcgctccatcataccagaaaatggagtcttagtcatttttcccattagacatgcttcacatctatcaagtgactcaaagtcaagtgattcaagtaatccatccagtatggagtttcttcatgcgcttcactccaatatgaccaagacgacagtgccacatataagtagaattatcattcaatttaattcgcttagcatcaatgttatgtatatgcgtatcactactatcaagatctaacagaaataagccattcttttgtggtgctcgaccataaaagatattattcataaaaatagaacaaccattattctcagacttgaatgaataaccgtcttgcattaaacaagatccagatataatgttcatgctcaacgcgggtacaaaataacaattatttaggcttaaaactaatcccgaaggtagatgtagaggaagtgtgccgacaacgatcacatcgactttggatccatttccaacgcgcattgtcacttcatctttcggtagtcttcgtttattctttagttcctgtttcgagttacgagatatgagcaaccgaaccgagtatcaaatacccaggtactagaacgagaaccagtgagataaacatctataacatgtatatcggatataccttctttcttcttcttgacaaggccgctcttcggatcagccggatacttggagcaattacgcttccggtgtcccttctccttgcggtaatagcactcagcatcaggcttagggccgttcttaggtttcataggaggcgtggcagctttcttgccacccttcttgaattttcccttagacttgccctgtttcttgaaactagtggtcttgttgaccatcaacacttggtgctctttcttgatctcaatctcagcagcttttagcatgccaaagagttcgagtaactccttgttcatgttctgcatattgtagttcatcacaaagttcttgtaacttggtggcggtgattgaaggacacgattaatccccgatctattaggaatcactattcccaagtcactgagtttcttcgcatgcccggtcatggcgagcatgtgctcactaatggagctgccttcttccatcatacagctgaagaaatgtttcgatgcttcatagcattccacggccgcatgagtctcgaaaatagtcttcaactctttcatcaactcatgaggatcgtggtgctcaaaacgtttttgaagatcggattccggatcgcacaggatggcacaccgaacttgagagtaccgagttttccgagtctcgtaaacagcttttacttcatcggtttcagtttcgcaggagggtcacctagcggtgcatcaagcacatattgcagatttccgccggagaggaagatcctcacatgacggaaccggtcggtgaagttgctaccgttgctcttaagcttttctttctctaggaactggttaaaattgattggggacgccatctctacaacatatatttgcaatagtttagactaagtttatgacaaattgagttcaaattttaattcaatataattaaaaatctaggtgaactcccactcaaaacaatatccctcgcattgtcttagtgatcacatgaaccaaatccactacaccatagtccgatcatcacgagacaaggtgtaatttcaatggcgaacactcaaagtgttcatcatatcaatcatatgattcatgctctacctttcggtatcacgtgttccgagaccatgtctgtacatgctaggctcgtcaaggccaccttagtatccgcatgtgcaaaactggcttgcacccgttgtatgcacttgttgattctatcacacccgatcatcacgagatgcttcgaaacgacaagtcttggcaacggtgctactaaggatgaacactttattatcttgagattttagtgagggatcatcttataatgctaccgtcgcgatctaagcaaaataagatgcataaaaggattaacatcacatgcagttcatatgtgatatgatatggcccttttgtctttgcgcctttgatcttcatctccaaagcacggacatgatctccatcatcttcgggcatgatctccatcatcgtcggcgaagcaccaaggtcaatggcgccgtcttcatgattgtcctccatgtagcaactattacaactactttgaaatactactcaacatgaaatttaaagacaaccataaggctcctgccggttgccacaatacaataatgatcatctcatacatattcatcatcacattatggccatatcacatcaccaaaccctgcaaaaacaagttagacgctctctaatttggtttgcatattttacgtggtttagggttttcgatatagatctaatctacctacgaacatgaaccacaacgttgatactaatgttgtcaatagaagagtaaattgaatctttactatagtaggagagacagacacccgcaaagcctcttatgcaatacaagttgcaagtcgaacgaggaacaagtctcatgaacgcggtcatgtaaagttagtccgagccgcttcatcccactatgccataaagatgcaaagtactcaactaaagataacaagagcatcaacgcccacaaaccattgtgttctactcgtgcaaccatctatgcatagacacggctcgataccaccgtaggataacgttgcatagaaaacaaaaattttcctaccgcgaacacgcaatccaagccaagatgcaatctagaagacggtagcaacgagggggtatcgagtctcacccttgaagagattccaaagcctacaagatgaggctcttgttgctgcggtagacgttcacttgccgcttgcaaaagcgcgtagaagatcttgatcacgatcggttccggcgccacgaacgggcagcacctccgtactcggtcacacgttcggttgttgatgaagacgacgtccacctccccgttccag contains:
- the LOC124700173 gene encoding SKP1-like protein 1 — encoded protein: MAAEDKKITLKSSDGEQFEVDEAVAMESQTIRHMIEDDCADNGIPLPNVNAKILSKIIEYCSKHVQAADGAAAADGAPAPPPAEDLKNWDAEFVKVDQATLFDLILAANYLNIKGLLDLTCQTVADMIKGKTPEEIRKTFNIKNDFTAEEEEEIRRENQWAFE